The genomic stretch ctcctcctctttcccCTAGCAAGCATTGCCTCTACCCGTCGTCATCCGCTTGACCCGTTGCTGCCTTACCCTGCCATTGCCCTCCACCTTGTTGGTGTCCGATGCCCCTccctttccccttcttcttcttctttttcttctgtcCAAATCTGCATAGTCATCATTGTCATCTCCAGCAAGCGTTCCTGGCCATGCCAAACTGCCCCGCGGGCAGAGATAGATCCAGCATGGGGGCTGGAGTCCCCTAACCCCATGGGCCCCATGGATCCCCCAAGCCCTCCTAATTTCTTTTTGgctgaagaggaagaagaagaaaaaggaggatcaagaagaagagaaaagagaggaggaaggaagaaggaggagaagagaagcTCCTATATCCAAGAGCTGGATCCACCCTTTGACCGTTGTGGGATGTCACCATGATGCCCCCACGCTAATACCGCCCACTGTTGTCCTCCGTCGCCGAGCCAGCGGTGGCGTCGCCTCCTCGCCCCATCGCCCGCCGAGGAAGCAGCCTCCCTAGAGCTCCTTTTAGACCGGTTTCACAGGTAAGTCCAACCCCAAACCTTGAACTCCGAAGCACCGCAGGCGCCGCTCTTTTCTTGGATTGTTCTCTTCTTTCCATTTTTCGAAAAATATATGCTTCCAGCACGACACTTTTTTCGCGACCGAGAGGGCTCTCGTGATAAGCTAAAATGAGAGTCCTcttattttaaattttctaTTTTAACAGTTGTTCCTTATCTTTGTTATAATCATTAATATAAGCTCATTTTATATTAAACTTGCAATGTTTATTCTATAGATAACTTATGTTTACACAAATAGCTTTGCAATTGATCATATGGCGTAACTGCCAATCATGAAACAAAGCTTTGCACATGTGCTCGTAGGGCTAAAAACGGATATGGACAAAAAGACCTACAGGCCACACGTGAATCCTAAGACAAGCCGTGAGGGCAAAGATCTTTAGACGGATGTCCAAGTAGAGCTCAGATGCAAAGATCCTAGACCATCCACAATTTTTGCAACAAAAATATATAGAGCCTGATTGGTTGGCCGCATCAACCCCCAATCAAGCTCCCGACATGCATCCTTAGGTTGATTGATTGCCTGAGCTAGGTAGTGGGCTTAGTCCACGAGGTGTGGCAAATATCCTCGTTTCCCTAGAGCTAGTCTCGCTCAGTGCAATGGCGAGAGTGCAGGCGGTGAAAATGAACATGGGCGGGCTCACTTCGTGTATAATCTGCGCAACAATCACCGTCTCCCTGTGGCCTGGCTGGAGCGAACCATGCAACCAAACTAGCTGGTGTTGCATGCGCAGGGCCTAGCCAGATGGGGCCTGGTTCTCTAATGCAAGCTTGGCTCTGCAGGGAAACATCATACTCAACCTCTCTCATGCCCATAGGTAGAATGAGTTCGTGTTTCCACTTTGCTAATGTGGAGCAATACAAACGTATTGATTGGTTAACATATTGTGACATGGGTTTATCCTTAGCTATTTAGCCTTTTACAAGGAGGACGGCTTATTTTCTCATACAATATTGATTCAATCTCTCGTAATCTTTTCCAATACTCTTCAATCTACACCGATAATTTATGCAGATCACAATCTTTTTTACTAAGATATTCTGTCGAGAAAACAAATAAGAAAAGCAATTCCTGATCGGAACATATGTGCAACAAGAACCAAGgcttatattttttaaataaaccTTCAGAACAAGCAAAGTCCGCAAAAAGTCATTTTACATTTGGAAAAAGGAATAAGTATACATAACCCCTCACCTATTAAAGGTAGATCACTTCACCCAAACCTATAAAACCAAGTATTTAACCCCCTCATCTTTGTAAAACCATTCACTCCACCCCTTTCCTAGTTTTATATGGTGGTTTTGGCCACACTAGTATGCTAAGTTGGACGGGAATGCTGAGGTGGACTAGCAGACACGTGGGGCCCGCTTGTCGATGGGTAGGTCTGGAGCTAGCGATGGTGGACCCAAAGTCTCTTGGCTGGCTGCCACGGTGGTGGTCAACCGTGCGTAGCGGGGAGGTGGGCCGGGGCGTGCCCACGCTGGTGACCAGCTGATCGTCGGCATGTGGGTTGTGGCAATTGGTGACAAGCACAACATACGCTGCTCATGGTTGCCATCAGCGCGGGCTTCAGTAAGGTCGGGCCGCCTTCGTTCATTGATGCCTCtgacagcggcagcggcagctgcTGCATCAAACTCTTTGAGTGCCTGCTCGAGCTTGATAGCGAAGCGTCACCGCCGTGGTCCTGGTGACCGCGCAGGACATTTGGGGCCTTGAGCTCAATCCGGCGGCAGTGGTCCTGTGGCGCGGAGGTGGACAACAGGTATAGGTGCTCCTCAATGAGTCGGCGTGCGCGGGCCTCAGGGTCCTCGACGACGAAGAGCTTGAAATGGTCCTTGTTGCCGGCCATGTCTAGGAAAGGCTTGGAGTCACGCTCCTTGTCCTCGTAGAGCGCATTCTGGTCGTCGCGGTGGAGCTCCGTCTTGGCTGCCACCAGTTTCTACAGCTCCCTGCATTCAGTCAGTTGGTCACCACCCAATCTGAAACAAATAGCATTAGTCAATCAGGATCGAATTAATTGGTAGGCTCAGCCATCGTTTGCCGATCTGTACATGCTATGCAAGATAAGAAACACCAGCTGTCGGAgagaaatattaatgacctccttaCGCTCCCTAATCGACAATCATAAGGGCCAGGCCCACCCCCGGCACCCGTAATCTCCACCGACCAAAACACACCCCGTAAGtaccccgctccgcctcgcccgaccccgggcgcaaggggcCGGACACGCCCGACCTCTCGAAGCAAGTTTCCACCTCGCTCGACCCCAAGCGCAAGGGGTTgaacgcgcccgacccctcgaagcaagattccgcctcgcccgaccctgggcgcaaggggtcggacgcacccgacccctcgaagcaagtttccgcctcgcccgaaggCATGTGCAGGCCATCAAACAGAGGCACAGGTCTTGTGGGTCCCCCCGATCTCGCCAAAACATAACCGATGGGACGTGCACGCTCCAGGATAAGGTTCTGACACATGGAGAGGTGCCCGCATTCTTCGACGTGACCTGTCGGGATGATGGGCTGCACATTGCTGCCACGACAGCACAGGACTACGACAGCACCGCCTTATCCCACTGCGACACctgtcatagggcactcatcgccTATACCATCTAAACGAAGGAGGGCAAACCGCCTGGTTTCCTGCGCAACCTGGCAAGAGGTGCACATCAACCGCACCGCCCTGTCAGAACAtatggctacagtggtcggcCGCCTCCTGCCACTTACACGGCTACAGTGGCCGGTCGTCACCACCAACTTGCGCGGCTACAGTGGTCAGCCGCCATATGCGACTCGCGTGCTCGGCTACAGTGCCTAGCCACCGAatcatcgatgggacccaacggTGAAGACGGCGTCTCCAGTAGCTCCTCCCGTTTTCTTGCTTTACCTTTTTACCTTTCTTACTCCCGGCTCATTTGGTAACCCCAGTgtcctccttacgctataaaaggggacCAGGGGGCCCGAGGAAAAGGGGGAGGCCCGGACAACAGAACAACGAAGCGCACACAACAGCTCTCGTAGAACCCCAGCGCTCTAGACACTTTGAGCATCGGCAAACACCCACAGAGACCTGggaaccagcttccctctctcgcccgtttgtagcCCCTACTGCAAATTTGGTACGAGTAACACGAGAAGCcacccacactggacgtagggctattcctgcccgaaccagtctaatcctcATGTCTTCCCgtacaaccatccgagcctaacGCGcagagaaaacaaatttactaaaCCGGTAGTCtcgacccgtgattcttgacaccgacacCAGCTGCTAGATTCTGGCCCAAATTAGCTTGAATTGAGCAAAGCTTTTGGAACCTAGTAGTCAATAAAAATGAGAATTTGATTGATTCTAGCCCAAATTAGCTTGAATTGAGCAAGGTTTTTGGAACCTAGATTTGTAAGTAGTCAATAAGAGTGAGAATTTAATTGATTTTGTGGAACGGGTGCTTGAAATTTTGACCATTAGTCTTGACTGCCTCTACATACCGAATCAATTTGGAACTTGCCTGAGCTGTTCTTCAATGGTGGCAAGCACCGGAAGTTACATTATTGGATGGGAGCCATAGATGCTCCAGCCATTGTTCATGGCAACAAATCTAAATGGTGTTTTACTCGTGGTTTACATCGAGGGTGTTAGACCTCGTCGGCGGGAGAGGGTGCCGCAAGGGACTTAGCGGTTAGTAGAGAAGTGGTAAGAAGGTGGTCAAATTACATATGGGCCTATTTTCCTTTTACTTTCTTTCCTTTTACTTTTTAATTTAGTTGCTGACTCAATTGCTATGTCACTGTCATGTTGGCAAAACCACCATGAGGGGGGGTTTTTAGACGGGTTTACAAACTTCAGGGACTTCAAAAACTGGTTTTATATGTTAGGGGTAGGGTAGACTTCTTCCTTTgaaaaaaacacaaaataaaaatcCGCGGAAGGGCCAAACCGCAAAgggggaggggaaaaaaagaaatcccctCCTCTAGTCCTCTCGGCGTTCTCGCCGTTTCTCTTCCCCCAAATCCcccacccaccccaccccaaAACCCTCGCGGCGTTGCGCTCCCACCAGCAACCAACTGCAGACACTCTTctccggcggcggagcgggagTTCGGCGCGCGCCCGAGGGAGCGAGCGAGATGGACCGTCCTGCGGCCGGCTCGTCGTACCAGCGCTTCCCCCGCGTCCGGATCCGCGAACTCAAGGACGACTACGCCAAGTTCGAGCTCCGTGACACCGACGCCAGCATAGCCAACGCCCTCCGCCGCGTCATGATCGCTGAGGTCCCCACCGTCGCCATCGACCTCGTCGAGATCGAGGTCAACTCCTCCGTCCTCAACGACGAGTTCATCGCGCACCGCCTGGGGCTCATCCCcctcacctccgccgccgccatgcaaATGCGCTTCTCCAGGGACTGCGACGCCTGCGACGGTGACGGCTCCTGCGAGTACTGCTCCGTCGAGTTCAACCTCTCCGCGCGCGCCACCGACTCCGACCAGACGCTCGAGGTCACCTCCAACGACCTGAGGTCCGCTGACCCCAAGGTCTGCCCCGTCGACCAGGCACGCGCCTACCAGCTGGCGCTCAGCGGCAACGACTACGACCCCAACGCCGAGAGGCAAGTGCTCCTTCATCTAATTAGTTGCTAATAACCCATTTTTGATCTTATTATGTGTTATTCACTTCATTTCACTGTTGCTCGTGCTTACTTTAGGATGGTAGACCCGTCGGAATGTAAATGTTATTTGCGGCTCgaatcatttaaaattagagataccCATCTGTAATTGGGTTATCTGCTGGGGTTAGGTTTGAACAACACATCTCCTTACTTTGGCTGACAAATGAACTCTTTTACTAGCAGTGGGTATATAAATTTGTTTGTTCTAGAGTGGCGTAGACATTTCTATTTCTGTTCCAAGCAATTGTTGCCTGATTTATGTATTTTCCCCTTTAAGGCTTGTTTGGATAATAGTGGATTGAAGTGGAATGGGAGGGATTGGAGGGGAAGTTAGTTCATTTTAGACTTAATTCCCTTCGTTCCACTCCAATACTCttctatccaaacaagcccttattATGATGAGTTGATTGGAAGCCATATTTAAATCCCTGTTAACATCTGACTTTTTTTGGTGTTTGATAATCGATAGTGCTGAATTCGTGTCATGCGCTGCCTCGTGTCGTATCAGCAACACCCTCTGCACTGATATAGTCCATATGTGATGGATCTAAACTTTGGATTAGTATTCTAAACTTTAGTAGTCATAAAATATTCATTGGTTGCCGCCTAAAGTTTAAGCTGTTTAAAAGTTGAAACTTCTAAAGTGTCATTTTAGCTTCTTGGGCTCATCCTTTTGTTTGAAAGAAGTTTATACCGTTAGCTCAGCACACTTGGGGTTGCATTGGACAATACATGACTGTTAGGAAGTAGTATACCAACCATGCTTAACCAATCTTCTACTTAGAAATGTTAATTGTTAGATCAAGTTATGTTGAAATAGCTGGGGCTAAACAAATGTTTTGTACCACTCTGTTTAACATGACAGCTGCATCATAACTGTATAGCAATGATCTCTATTATAATTATGGTGATTTGAAGCACTATAGGGATAACGAAGCATGGTTCTACAGATGTATCTATCCTTTGTTTTATAGCTGTACTCAACCTTGTGTCCACTGCCAAAACCTTGCAGAAGTTTGTCCACTGAAAACTGCAAAGAGCTTGTTAGTGAATAGTGATGCATGCCATGTCTGTCTAGATATATTCTTAGGGTATATAAAGTCGGTGCTTTTTGTACTGTGCAAACTTTTTCCAGGAATTTGTTTTACTTTCGAATCTGGAGGAAAATAGATgaacaagattttttttctttgcttggAATGATTATTTCCAGTTCCAAGTCCACTTATTGTTAGCATGCTATTTTACTATTGAGTACTAAGCTTATTGGATGTTGCTGATCTCAGGGGAATACTTATTGTAAAGCTGCGTCGGGGCCAAGAATTGAGGCTTCGTGCCATTGCTAGGAAAGGAATTGGCAAGGACCATGCCAAATGGTCACCAGCTGCTACCGTGACTTTCATGTATGAGCCTGACATACTTATCAATGAAGAACTTATGGATACATTGACTTTTGATGAGAAAAGAAGCTGGGTCGAAAGCAGTCCTACAAAAGTATTTGACCTTAGTGCTAATGGAAAGGTCAGCTTGTTTTCTCCTGTACTACTGAATTATTCGTTCCTTGCTCTATCATTGACATGATCCTTAGAATTCAACATTATCAGTACGTAGTATTTTACAGTTTCACACTGTAACTACCTATTTGACCACTGGTTCCTTATATGGTGGTAAGTGTTTACTTGCACCGGTGCAGTTTCTGTTATACTATTTGGTCAAAATCTGTCACTTTATTCTTGTAGGCAGTTTATTTTAAGACAAAACTTGTGGTCTATACTCTCTAGCAATGAATGATTATTGTCTGCTTAGATATATCTAAGTCAGGATTAAATCCAGTCAAATTCCTTTGGTTTAGTTTGCCTAGAAAATGGATGCAATTAGGTGGTCTGTTCTGTTATTTGAAATGAAAGCTTTTTGGAGCAGCTATTCATTATTTATCTTCTATAAACTTGACACTGTTGCATGTTTACGTGTGTTATGTTTTATACTAGCACTATGTGCTTTCGTTTTTTCATACTAATCTGCTTGGTTGTATTTAACATGATCATCAACCACCTAATGCACCTTCCAGTCTCTTATAATGCACTCATCGTAAGCTTTTTTGTGGCCTATATGGTTGGTTGGTTACTTTTCTTGCCATGAAAGTGTTGCAAGACCAACCTTTGGCAAGAATAAGGCAAAGCTGTTGTGAACTAAACATGCCCTTTTTTCCATTTTGGGCAAGTAAATTATGAAACAATACATATGATATATTTGGAACTCAGTTCTCAGTCCTGCTTCTCTTAAACATTTGTGTAGCACACATAAATagttactccctctgtcccaaattgtaggttgttttagcatttctaggttcatagattttgctatgtatcttgGGACGGATAGAGTATATTTTATAAACCTTTTAAACAGCCTTTAAGCTAATACTGCAAATTTGGTCTATGCTTTTTTAAAAACTGACCATTTGGTATTGTTCTAGAAGACTGAAAGCAAAATGCATCAATAGCTTAATCCAGAGCCCACAGACAAGACATGAGCTAGGACCTAGAATAAGAAATACTAGCTCAATTGTCAGCCCGGATATGTGGGTTGCCTCCATGAGCCTATTTAAGCTCATACAACTTCTTTGACATTCCTATACAACCATTGTACAACTCTACAAATACTAGTAAGATTAAATAGTCATCTCATGCTACAGTTAATTGATAGCTATTGAGATGCTGACATAAGTCATGATATCCATATCTCTCTTGGCTAACTTTTTTTGGAACATAAAATAGTAGCAACTAATGAAAAGTGGTTTGATATTCTTAGTATCCTAAAGTTACCTTGTATAAGTGTAGTGTAGATATACTAGTTGTAAAGCTAGTGTCTAGTACCAATCTCAACTTAAACGGCTTTGCAAGTCTATTCTTCCATTTGCTTGTTAATTCAAATGTTTCTTCATTCTTGCGTTGAGATGCTAATACAGGGTCCAATATAAATTAAAGTGTCAATCTGTGTATTGGTGCTTTGAGTTAACATGACAAATTGACAATCAAATGGAAGGAGTGACTTAAAGACTTGTGGTTCTTTCAGTTGATGTTGGTATGAGAAATATTTGTGGCAGTTTATATATGCTTATCAATATCTTGatccaatttttttgtttgatatTAGTGTCCtgtatttttaggaaaaaattGACAATTATCTGTCATGGCTTATTTCATCGTGTTATTGGTTGTTAAATAGTCTTGCCATAAGTTATCTATTGGGTGGTATTGAGTAATGTGCGGATGGCCACTAGATTTAAAATAGAAGTCGAGCAATGTCCACTAGTTTTCCAGGAGTTGTCGCAATACCTGTGACTTGTGAGGGTAGGGGTCTTCATGAAGCCTATGAATAGAGGTGAATTCCTAGTTGTTAATTTTTGTAGTCGCTGACCAAAAAATAGCTCTTATACTATTGTATTGTTACATATTATGATTAAGTAAGCTCTTGCCACCTTTGGCTCTTTATCACTAGAATGATATGTAGCCTAGCATGTTTAAATGATTGCTTCACTCTGCTGCCGATTTGTTGCAACAAGTTAGAATTTTTCCACCTCAACCTTAAACTACTTTTCTAGGATTTAGTAAATTCTGGTTCCAAAGATATGAACCATGCTAAAGATTGGCAGGATACCCCTAAATTCTTGGAGGACTCCTAACTAAAGCTTCCATCCcatgatatttttttatcaaGCTCGTTCTTTGGGACCAAGTCAACTGAACCATATAAGTCTTTGGTAGCCTGCAGATGACACAAGCCTTGCATTTGTTTGCCTTACAAATGCTTTGAGCCACATTATAAGGCGAGCCCTAGAAACGACAAGTACATCCCAAAAGAACCCTACAAATTAGTGAGTTGCTCATACTAGTTTCAATGTAGATAAACGCATGGCGATTATTGTGTCTGATACTCCTAGCTTACATTTGAAAGTACAACTTTTTTCTCTCTTGAATGCAAGGAGAGCATCATTTCATTAAAGAAGAAAAGGTTGAAACATAAAGCAACAGTCCCCACACTAGAAAGTGGAAGTATCGACTAAAAAGTTGGATTGCTCTGCGCGCTATTTTTTAAACAAGATATGCAATTTCCAGAAAACATATATCATGTGTAGGAATGTTTGAATACAGTACATATGTATACAAATAGCATGTATTGACTCCTGAGGTGACCAGTGAAACCACTGGGCCACCTTATTGTTCCTAATGGATATTTGTTTTGACAAGTCGACCTCTTTGCTttactttcttttcttcttagaATGTGCCTGTTTCTAATTTAGTTTTCAAGGACTTCCACAAGGTTTTTGAGTTGTGAGGAGTCTTCCTGAAGCACCTACATAGATGTGAAgcctttaactttttttttgaaaaagaaagatTGAATAGCCACTGCCCAACCATAGAACTTGTGTTGATTTCAGCCAAAATGAACTTCCCAAACTCCTATATGGAAATGTTGATAATTGGGGCATGACAAATTTGGAAGCAAAGGAACAATCTCATCTTCGAAAGAAGAAATCAGCCTAGCTTGCAAGATTGGAAACAGCATTTCATTGATGAAAGTCTACTACAAGCTCATAGACTCAATGAAGATAGAAGAGCGGCTTTCCTTAGTTGGAGAGACCTCCTGTAGATTATCAGCTCTTTCCTCTGGCTTTGatcttttggtttttttagtTGTGTATagtcctctcctctctctctgctCTCACTGCTTTGGCAGTTTGTACAGTTTCCTTTTTAATTCTTTTGGTTTCAATAAAATCCTACACAGCGGGGGCCTCCCTCGCTGTATTTACGTCCAAAAAAACCATAGAACTTGTTTTTCTTATCTTGGTATGCATTAGGTCTTCTCTTTTAGTTTTGGACTAAACTCTCAATAAGTTTTGTACAACAAGATTGATGGCATTCCTGAATTCCTGATTCCAGTTAGCTCTAACACGTAATTGAACTGCGGAGCACTTTTATGCTTTAATTAATCTCTTGCAAATCTAGACTCTTCCCTGTGAAGCCAGCAAACTTAGCCTGTGAAATACTAGGTAATGCAGAGCACTTAGGTTCGCCATAAATATCCCTTTCAACAGGTATATCAATGTAATGCAGCATTAGGGTGTTTAGATGCAACATGAAAACTTCACCTGAAATCTAAAGAACCATTTCATGATAAATATTTCAGGTAAGTTATCGAGACAGCAGATTGAATAGAATACTTGCTGTAGAGTAATGGATTGCTAGGACAACCATTGCAAGCCTAAGCTTGGTATGATTCATTGGTCTTCTTTCCAATTGGTGGTTGGCCTGTGCGTTTTTGTACTGGTGTTTCGTGCATGTCAATTTTACATATGCTGCTCCGCTGCTGTACTCCTGTATTTTGCCACATGCGTGGGTTCGGTAGGGTTCCATGTTTGCAAGTAGAAATTTGGCCTGTACTCTCTTTGTTCATTGTTCAGATTGGATGCTTTGCCTTCATTATCCAGCTTTAGAGGAAAAGATACTTGGGTCCGTCACTAATGCTGGGCTGGTTGGCGTAACATTTGACATAGCTGCTTATGTCTCTTTTctctatgttttttttatccCTTCTGACATTGAGTGCCTGCATTCTTTTCTGTAAATTATCAGGTGACGGTGTGTGACGCCGAGGCATACACCTACGACGACGAGGTGATCAAGAAGGCGGAGGCCATGGGAAAGCCAGGCTTAGTGGAGATCAACGCAAAGGaggacagcttcatcttcaccgTGGAAACAACTGGTGCCATCACAGCCTATGAGCTGATCATGAACGCGATCACGGTCCTGCGGCAGAAGCTGGACGCCATCGGCCTCCAGGACGATGACGGCGACCTTGGCGAGCTTGGCGCCCACCTCGGCGGGCCTTAAGTGCTCCCTCCCCTGTCCCCCATGTAGGCTCATCTAACTGCCGTGCTAGTCGAATAGCCTGATGCCCCCTCTGTTTTTCCGAGTCTCCAGACTATGGATTTCCAAACCATTTGGTGCTGCGGTGTTATAGCCTCTGCGCTCCCCTTGTTTCTGCTTCTGACCTTTGTG from Setaria italica strain Yugu1 chromosome II, Setaria_italica_v2.0, whole genome shotgun sequence encodes the following:
- the LOC101760622 gene encoding DNA-directed RNA polymerases II, IV and V subunit 3; the encoded protein is MDRPAAGSSYQRFPRVRIRELKDDYAKFELRDTDASIANALRRVMIAEVPTVAIDLVEIEVNSSVLNDEFIAHRLGLIPLTSAAAMQMRFSRDCDACDGDGSCEYCSVEFNLSARATDSDQTLEVTSNDLRSADPKVCPVDQARAYQLALSGNDYDPNAERGILIVKLRRGQELRLRAIARKGIGKDHAKWSPAATVTFMYEPDILINEELMDTLTFDEKRSWVESSPTKVFDLSANGKVTVCDAEAYTYDDEVIKKAEAMGKPGLVEINAKEDSFIFTVETTGAITAYELIMNAITVLRQKLDAIGLQDDDGDLGELGAHLGGP